GGAGGGCCTCAGCCTCATGCTTCCGACCCTGCGCAAGGCCGGAATCACCGTGGATACGGAGTTCTCCCCTGTTCCGGCCATCCTCGGAGACCGCATGCAGCTTGAGCAGGCCGTCATCAATATCGTGGACAACGCGGCCCGGGCAGTGCGCAACAATGCCGAGACAAAAAACATCGCCCTGCGCATCGTCTGCGAAGCAGACCGGCTGAGTCTGTGCATCGCGGACAACGGGCCAGGCATCACCCCGGCCGACCGGGAACGCATTTTCGACCCCTTCTACACCACCGCAAGCGACGGCACGGGCATCGGCCTGTCCATCGTGCAGCGCATCGTCGCCGACCACAGCGGCACCATCCATGTGGGCGAAAGCCCTGCGGGCGGCGCGGAGTTCAGGCTCGAATTCCCCCTGCCCGCCACGGAGCACCAATGAACTATTCCCTGCTCATCATCGATGACGAAGAATCCATCCGCGACAGCCTGTCCATGGCCCTCGGCCGGCACTACACGGTCAGCTCCTGCGCCAGCGGCAAGGAAGCCCTGGAGGAACTGCCCCTGCTGGCCCCGGATCTGGTGCTGCTGGACATCGGGCTGCCCGATATCAGCGGGCTTGAAGTGCTGGACCACATCCGCAGGCAGTCGCCCCATGCCGCGGTGATCATGATCACCGCCTTCGAGGACCTGGACACGGTCATCTCGGCCATGAAGCGCGGCGCCTTCGATTATCTTTTAAAACCCCTGCGCATGGACACCCTCAAGCTCTGTCTGGAACGGGCGGGAAGCTCCATCCGCTTGGGCAAGGAGATCCGCCTCCTGCAGGACAAGGCCCTGCGCGAACAGATTCCGTTCTTCATTGCCGAGAGCGAAGCCCTGACCGACGTGGTGCAGACCGTGGCCAAGGTCGCGGTCAGCCCGGACACGCCGGTGCTGGTCGAAGGCGACACGGGCACGGGCAAAGAGCTCATCGCCAGCGCCATCCATTATCGCAGCCCCAATTTTCGCGGCCCGCTGGTCACGGTCAACTGCGCGGCCATCCCGGCCGAGTTGATCGAGAGCGAACTTTTCGGCTATGCGCCGGGGGCTTTCAGCGGAGCGGGGAAAAAAGGCAAGACAGGACTGGTGGAGGAAGCGGCGGGAGGCACGCTCTTTCTGGACGAGATCGGAGAATTGCCGGGCAGCGCCCAGGCCAAGCTGCTGCGTTTCCTGCAGGAGGGTGAATTCTACGCCCTGGGCTCCACCGCCAAACGCACGGTGCGCACCCGGGTCGTGGCCGCGACCAACCGCGACCTCGAAGAGATGATCCGCGCCGGCGGCTTCCGGCAGGACCTCTTCTACCGGCTGGCCGTGGTCCGTATCCGCGTGCCGTCGCTGGCCCGCCGCAAGGAGGATATCCTGCCGCTGGCGCGACTCTTCCTGCATCAGTACGGAGAAAAATTCGGCAAGAAATTCAATGACCTCACCCAAACTGCCCGCGCCGCCCTGCTCGGCCATCCCTGGACGGGCAACGTGCGCGAGCTGCGCAACATCATGGAGCGGGCCACGCTCATGGCCTGCGGACCGGATCTGGACGCCACGGATCTGGGACTTACGGGGGAATGCACGCCGGAGGCTGAAAAAAGGACTGCGCTCACGACCGACGGGGTGGACCTGCCGACCCTGCTGCAGGATTTCGAACACACGTATTACACGCAGGCGCTGGCCCTGGCTGACGGTAACGAATCCCAGGCCGCCAGGCTGCTGGGCATCTCACGGGACACCTTCAGATACAGACGCGGCAAGCTGGGTCTCTAGAACCTTGGCCGCGCGTCCCGCGCAACCGTGCTAGCGGCCTTCTTCCGAGCCGATGCCGTAGGTCCGCAGCTTGCGGTACAGATACGTCCGCTCAAGCCCGATGGTCTCCGACAGCCGCGCCACATTGCCGTCCGCACGGGCAAGCTCCCGACGTAAAAAAGCCTCCTCGAAGCGCGCCCGGGCCTCCTTAAAATCCGTGACCCCGTCCGGGACCACGGCCAGGGCGTCAAGAGCCGCGCCTGTCCTGTATTCCGGCGGAAGCATGGATACGTTCACTTCCTGGCCCTGATACAAAATGAAGAGCCGCTCCACGAAATTCTTGAGCTCCCGCACATTGCCTGGCCAGGCGTAACGTTTGAGCAGGTCCAGGGATTCCCGGTCAAAGCGCACGGGCCGTAAGCTTTGCTCCTCGATCAAACGCCGCGAAAAAAACTCGATCATCTCCGGGATGTCCTCGGCCCGCTCACGCAAGGGAGGGACGCGCAAGGGAAAAACATTGAGCCGATAATACAGATCCTGCCTGAAACGCCCTTCGACCATCTCCTGCACAAGGTCCTTGTTGGTGGCCGCGATGACGCGCACGTCCACTTTGAAGGTCTTGACGCCGCCGACCCGCTCAAATTTCTGCTCCTGCAGGATGCGCAGAATCTTGGCCTGGGTCTTGAGGCTCATGTCGGCTATTTCATCCAGAAACAGGGTGCTCTTGTCGGCCAGCTCGAACTTACCCTTCTTGGCCTTGTCCGCGCCGGTGAAAGCGCCCTTTTCGTGGCCAAACAGCTCCGATTCGATGAGCTCCTCCGGAATGGCGGCGCAGTTGACGCAGATCATTTCCCTGTCGGCACGCTTGCTCGCGCGGTGGATGGCCCGTGCCGCGATCTCCTTGCCGGTCCCGTTTTCACCGGTGATGAGCACCCAGGCCTCGGTGGGCCCGACCTGGGCAACAAGCTCGCGCAAGCGGACGATTCCCGGCGATGAGCCGGTGATGGTGGGAGCCTCTTCAGGCTGAATGCGGGAACGCAGCTCCCTGTTTTCGCGTTTGAGTCGGGACAGCTCCAGGGCCTTGCCCGCCGTGACCAGGATATTGTCCAGGGACAGGGGCTTCTCGATGAAGTCAAAAGCGCCGTTCTTGAGGGCCGTGACCGCCGTCTCGATATTTCCATGACCGGAGATCATGATCACCGGCGTATCCACGCCCTTTTCCCTGAGCGCGCACAAAACCGCCATGCCGTCCATGCCGGGCATCCAGATGTCGAGAAAGATGAGGTCGAAATCTCCGTCCAGGGCCAGGCCAAGCCCCTCGGTTCCGGTTCCGGCCTCGGTCACCTGCCAGTTCTCGTCCTCGAAAATTCCGCGCAGGGACAGGCGGATATCCTTTTCGTCGTCGATAATGAGAATGGACGCGTTGTCGTGCATCATGCCTCGCTGCGGGCGGCTGGAAGTTCAATGACAAAAGTGGTCCCGGCCGGCTCGTTGGGTTTGACCCGGATATGCCCGTGATGGTCGCTGATGATGGATTTGACGATGGCCAGGCCAAGGCCGGTGCCGCTGCGCTTGGTCGAATAGTAGGGCTCGAACATGCGCGACTGCTCCTCGGGCTTGATGCCGGGGCCGTTGTCGCTGATTTCGATGTAGATCCGGCCCTTGCGCTTACGCGCATAAAGGACGGTTTCGACCCGTCCGTCCTCCTGGTCCGCCAAGACCTCGGCCGCGTTGAGCAGGATGTTGTAGATGGCGCGACCCATGGCCTCGCGGTCAAGCATGACCAGAGGCACCTCTTCGGTCCGCAGCACCCAGCGGATGGAGGCGTGGCTGCTTGAAAAAACGGAGATGGACTCTTGCAACAGAGGCTCGATGCGGCCAGCCGTCAGCATCACCTCGGGCAATTTGGCAAAGCTTGAGAACTCCCGCACCATCTCCTGCAAGTGTTCGACCTGCTTGACGATGAGCCCCGTGCACTGGGTAAAGACAGGGTCCGCCACCACCGGCCCGAACTTGCGCTCCAGGCGCTCGGCCGAAAGCTTTATGGGCGTGAGCGGATTCTTGATCTCGTGGGCGATGCGCCGGGCCACTTCCTTCCAGGCGTCAAGGCGCTGCATTTTTTCAAGTTCTGAAATATTTTCGAAAACCGCGACAATGCCGCTGTCGCCGCCCTCGCTATCCATCAGCGCCACAGCGTTGACCAGCAGCTTGATCGTCTCGCCGCGGGCCTCCAGATCAAGCCTGCGCTGCCACTGGGAGCCGGGACTGCTGCGCAGCAGCTGGCTGACCTCCTGCACCAAACCGCGATGGGCGGGGCCCATCAGGTCAAGCGCTGATTCACCGATGAGCGCTCCGGCTTCCAGGCCGAGAATGGCCTCGGCCGCGCGGTTCATGGTCGTAATCCGCCCGCTTCGGTCTAGGGAGACCACGCCCGCGGTGATATTCTCCAAAATGGCCTGCACGTAATGATTCTTGGCGATAAGGGTCTGATACTGCTCTTCGAGTTGCAGGTTGGCGCGGGTCAGATGCGCACGGCTCTGCTCCAGATCCTCGGCCATGCTGTTGAAGGACTGGACCAGAAGGCCCAGCTCATCGCGAGATTCGTCCACAAGCCGCACCGAAAGGTCACCCTGGGCGATGCGCTGGGTCCCCGCCGCCAACGCCTGAATCGGAGCGCTGAGTTCCCTGGCCAGGCGAAAACCAAACCAGGTCGCGCCGAGAAAGATGAGCATGGTCATAAGTCCGAGAACCATGTAAAGTGTCATCTTCAAAGGATATTTGAGACTTCGGAGTTGCTTGTACTCACCCACGCCCTGGGCGATCTGCTCCAGGCGGTCCAGAAAGCCGGGTCCCACTTCCGCGCCCACGACAAGAAAGGCCGACCCGGCCTCGTCCACGGACATTACGCCGATCACCAGATCCGAATCCGGATGCGGCCAAAGGGTGGCCCAATACTTAAAATTCTTGCCAAGCTCCGCAAAAGGGACCTCGTCCCTGATCCGGGGCCAGACATCGTTCCAGACCGGATCGGCTTCCCAGTTTTTTTGCTGCATGGCGCCGGTGATCACGCCACTCAGGTTCAGCCTGTATTCACGACTTTTTTGCCGCAGGGCCGCATCCGCTCCCTTGGCGTTGAAATCCAACTTACGTTCCCGCAAATGTGCCAGAATACCCAGCGCCTTGATCTCAAGTCCGGATTCGGCGGCCGCATAAAAATCCTGCCCCACGCTTAACGCCTGATCCATGGACGTCTCGACCTGGGCCTGGAACCAGTAATCGACGGATGTCTGCACAAACCAGGTCGAGAGAACGAACATGATAAAGGTCGGGACCATGGACAGCGTGACGAAAATGAGAACCAGCTTGGATCGCAGGCCCGATCCCAGCACCCGCCTTCGCCGGTCCAGAATAAGCTTGATGACATTGCGCAGGACCAGAAAAAGGACCAGAATGAGGAGAATCAGGTTGACGTTGAAGAGGGCGAAGAAAAGATAGGAATTGAGCCCCAGCAGGCGCAGCTCGATCCAGGTCAGGATGACGATGAGGAAGATGCCCACAAAGGCCAGGGTGATTTCCCGTTGCCGCTTGCGTCGTTCATGGGCGGTGCGTTCCTGCACAGGAATGTGACGGGATGACTTGTCCATGCTCCTCGCGCTTGGTTGAAATCAGAAATCGAAATCCAGAACGTACACCACTTCGGGGACCAGGTCCCAGCTGACGAAAAAAAGAGGCTTGCTGACCCACCCAGGCACATTGGTGCGCGTGACACTGAAGGTGAGCACGACGCGATACGCCTGCCCTCGCTCGATGGCATCCCAACTGCCCATGGGCAAGGACAGGCGCGACCAGAAGCGGTTTAATTCGTCCTGCAACCCCGCAAAATCAAAAGTATGGCTGCCCCGCTGATCCGTAACCACGCATTCACGCGCAATGGGCTTGCTCGCCACCTCGCAGGAGTAGGCGGCCTCGCTCAAGAACGCGTCCCAGAAACCCAGACGGCGTTTATAAAGCTTGCCGGAACAACGCACCTCGTACTGCCCGCCGTTCTGCAAGGCTTCCATCAGGGGGGCCATCTCATTGATCACAACGCTGAAACCCACGGAGACAGAGCCCTGGGCATTGTCCACCCCAAGATCCGTAAGCGAAATGGAGTCTGCCCGCAGCAATGACGCCGAAAAAAGATTCAACGTCAAGGCCAGTCCGAGAGTGATTAAAATTCTGTATTTTTGCATTTTTGACGGATTACATGAATAAAAAAAGAGTGTTGTCGTAATTTTTCTTGATTTTCAACCCAAGGCAGGTATGCAACAGACAAAATCGCGCAGCCCGGGCCGACCCCTCCCGGGAGTCCCCCCCCGAATATCATTTCGCGGTGATAGTCCAAGGCATGGTGTTTGACAACAGTTGAAGCGAGGAGAGAGTCATGAAGCTCAATGAACACAACAGCAAGCAGCTTTTCCATGAAGCCGGCATCCCCGTGCCTCTGGGCGCGCTTCTCGGCCCGGGCGACGAACCCGCTCCCTCTTTCGCGCTGCCCTGGGTGCTCAAGTCACAAGTTTTGAGCGGCGGCCGGGGCAAGGCAGGAGGCATCCGCATGGCGGGCACCCTGGAACAAGCCCGCACCGAACTGGCCCAAATCTTTTCCCTGACCATCAAGGGAGAAAAGGTCAGGCTGGTGCGCATCGAGCCCAAAGCCGCCTACACCCGCGAAATCTATCTCTCCATCACCCTGGACCGTCAAAGCCGCTCGTTCTGCATCACCGCCGGCCGTTTCGGCGGGATGGACATCGAGTCCTGCGACCCGCAAACCCTGCTGATCGAACACGCAGCTCCCGACACCGGGCTGGCGCCTTTTCAGATCCGCAATATTTTTTTCCATCTGCGCCTACCCAAAGAGCTGATGAAAGCCTTCTCCTGCCTGCTCTCGAACCTCTTCGACTGCTGTCTGCGCCATCGCCTGCTCCTGGCTGAAATCAACCCCCTAGTGCTGACCGAAGACGGCCAGCTTCTGGCCCTGGACGGCAAGATCGAGATCGACGGGCACCGGGTCGGCATCGATCCGTCCCTGAACCGCTTCTTCGAGGCCGCGCACCTGAGCGACGAGGAAAACAGGTCCCGCGAGGCGGGCTTAAGCTACCACAGGCTCGACGGGTATGTCGGGCTCATGGTCAACGGCGCGGGCCTGGCCATGGCCAGCATGGACATCCTCAACTATTCGGGCCTGGAGGCCGCCAATTTCCTGGACCTTGGCGGCGGCGCGGACTGCACGGCCATGCGCACGGCCCTGGACATCCTCTTCGACGATTCCCGCGTGGAAATGGTTTTCATCAATATTTTCGGCGGCATCCTGTCCTGCCACAAGGTGGCCCAGTCCATACTCGAAGCCCTGGACGGCCAGGAACCGCGCAAGCCCATCGTGGTCCGCTTCGCGGGCAACGGCTCCGCCGACGGGCTGACCCTACTGCGCAAGGCCAGCCTGAACGGGCTGCATCTCTGTCCGGACCTGACCACGGCTCGCGCCGCCCTGGAAAAACTTAAAGGCGACCGTCCGCAGGCCACGCACAAACCCCTGATTGTCCACTCCACGGCTCCCCTGCTCCCGGCCCGGCCACGCGAGGCCAGCACTGCCTTCCCCCTGCCCGATGGCTGCCGCATCCTGGTCCAGGGTTTGACCGGCAAGCAGGGACAGCTGCACTGCCGCCTGATGCAGGAATACGGCGCGAATGTCGTGGCCGGGGTCACGCCCGGCAAGGGCGGAAGCGAGGTCCTGGGCGTGCCGGTCTTCGACACCGTGCGCGAGGCCGCAAGCGCCATGACTATCGACGCCTCCATTATCTTCGTGCCCGGAGCCATGGCTCCGGACGCGGTGCTGGAAGCGGCGGCGGCCGGAATCGGCTGGGTGGTCTGCATCACCGATGGCATCCCGCAGTTGGATATGCTGCGCGCCCTGGAACGCCTGAAAGGCAGCGCGACAAAAGTCATCGGCCCCAACTGCCCGGGCCTGGTCATGCCCGGCAAGACCAAGATCGGGATCATGCCCGGCGACATCTTCACCCCCGGCCCCGTGGCCGTGTTCTCGCGCAGCGGCACCCTGACCTACGAATGCGTGGACCGCCTGACCCGCGCAGGCATCGGACAATCCGTCTGCGTCGGCATCGGCGGCGACCCCTTTGTCGGGATGTCCTTCACGGACCTGTGCAAACTGGTGCGCCACGATCCGCAGACCAGGGCCGTGGTCATCCTGGGCGAGATCGGCGGAAAGGCCGAGGAAGAGCTGGGGCAGTACATGCGGGAGAGCGGGTTCGAACTGCCGGTCTTCGGCTTCATCGCCGGTCGCACGGCCCCTCCCGGCAAACGCCTAGGACACGCGGGCGCGATCCTGGAAAAAGGCGCGGGCGGCATCGAGGTCAAGCTCCAGGCCATGGCCGACTCCGGCTTCCACCTCATCGACGACCTGGATCAGATCGCGGGAGCGGTGGCTCAGGTGCTGTAAAAACAAACGTCGTGCAATCGCGCCCGCCCGGACCAGGGCGGGCGCGTCTTTCATGTCCGCCTCTCACTTGCCCCGCAACGAAAACGCTACCGGCAGCAGATCATGTATCCGGAATGAACGGTTTTCACCCAGAATGAAGATTTCGGCCTCCGGGGCCAATTCCTGAATCCATTGCAGGCACGCGCCGCAAGGCATCCGTTGCGACGCAGGAGAGCCGGCGGGAGCATCCACGCAGGCCACGGCCAGGGCGACGATTGTTCTTTCGCCGTCGGCAATGGCCGAGGCCAGGGCCACGCGTTCGGCGCAGGTGCCAAGGCCAAGGCTTGCGTTCTCGACGTTCACACCTGTGTGTATCTTCCCATTGCCCCCCAGCACGGCCGCCCCGACCCGGAACTTCGAATACGGCGCATAGGCGTGCCCCGCCACCAACCGCGCCTCTTCGAGCAACCGCTGGGCAATGGCCGCGCCCAGACCTTGTCCGGAATCATGTGCGCTCATTCAAGCCCCCTTGCCCGCAGCCGTGTCTCAAGGCTCAAAACCGCGCCGACCAGACGGGCATCCTCGCCAAACCACCCGATGCATTGCAGGCCCAGCGGCAATCCCCGCCCTCCCCGCCCACAGGGCAAGGAAATCACGGGCAGTCCCGCGTGGGTCCAGGGCAGGTTCATGGCCGGGCTGCCGGTGCCGCCCAGGCCCGCCGGGGCCTCGCCCAAGGTGGACGGGCAGATCCACAGGTCAAGGCCGTGCCCGTCCATGACCGCGCAAAGCTCACGGCGCAACGCCGCGCACGACTCGCGGGTTTCGGCCAGGCGCGTTTCAGTGATGGTCCGCCCTTTGAGGATGATGTCACGGGTCGCAGGACGGTAGAGATGAGCATAGTCCGTGAACCACGCCTTCTGTTCCAGCGCGAATTCCGCCGCGATCAAATCCCCGTGCCGGGCCGCGATCTCCTCGATATCGTCCAGACAAGGCACCCGCAGCACTTCGAACCCTTCGGCCTCAAGGGTTGCGACAATCCCCTCGAACCAGTCCATGGTTTCCTCCGGCAGCTGATCGAGATACTTCCCGACGGGCACGCCGAGGCGCGGGCACTCAAAATTCGCGCCCGTGGTCCAGTGCGGGTCGAACGCCGCCATGACAGGGGGAATGTCCGCGACCTGCCGGCAGAAAAAGCCGACATGGTCGACGGTGGGCGAAAAATAGACCACGCCCGCCGTGGGAATCTTCCCGAGCGAAGGCTTCATGCCTACCACGCCGCAAAAAGCGGCCGGACGCACGATGGAACCAACGGTCTGGGTGCCCAGGGCCAGGGGAAAAAATCCCGCCGCCACCCCGGCGGCGGAACCGCTGCTTGACCCGCCGGGGGTGTGGGACGGATTATGCGGGTTCCGGGTCGCGGCGGGCTCGAAATAGGCGAACTCCGTGGTGGC
This DNA window, taken from Desulfomicrobium sp. ZS1, encodes the following:
- a CDS encoding sigma-54 dependent transcriptional regulator produces the protein MNYSLLIIDDEESIRDSLSMALGRHYTVSSCASGKEALEELPLLAPDLVLLDIGLPDISGLEVLDHIRRQSPHAAVIMITAFEDLDTVISAMKRGAFDYLLKPLRMDTLKLCLERAGSSIRLGKEIRLLQDKALREQIPFFIAESEALTDVVQTVAKVAVSPDTPVLVEGDTGTGKELIASAIHYRSPNFRGPLVTVNCAAIPAELIESELFGYAPGAFSGAGKKGKTGLVEEAAGGTLFLDEIGELPGSAQAKLLRFLQEGEFYALGSTAKRTVRTRVVAATNRDLEEMIRAGGFRQDLFYRLAVVRIRVPSLARRKEDILPLARLFLHQYGEKFGKKFNDLTQTARAALLGHPWTGNVRELRNIMERATLMACGPDLDATDLGLTGECTPEAEKRTALTTDGVDLPTLLQDFEHTYYTQALALADGNESQAARLLGISRDTFRYRRGKLGL
- a CDS encoding sigma-54 dependent transcriptional regulator, encoding MHDNASILIIDDEKDIRLSLRGIFEDENWQVTEAGTGTEGLGLALDGDFDLIFLDIWMPGMDGMAVLCALREKGVDTPVIMISGHGNIETAVTALKNGAFDFIEKPLSLDNILVTAGKALELSRLKRENRELRSRIQPEEAPTITGSSPGIVRLRELVAQVGPTEAWVLITGENGTGKEIAARAIHRASKRADREMICVNCAAIPEELIESELFGHEKGAFTGADKAKKGKFELADKSTLFLDEIADMSLKTQAKILRILQEQKFERVGGVKTFKVDVRVIAATNKDLVQEMVEGRFRQDLYYRLNVFPLRVPPLRERAEDIPEMIEFFSRRLIEEQSLRPVRFDRESLDLLKRYAWPGNVRELKNFVERLFILYQGQEVNVSMLPPEYRTGAALDALAVVPDGVTDFKEARARFEEAFLRRELARADGNVARLSETIGLERTYLYRKLRTYGIGSEEGR
- a CDS encoding PAS domain-containing sensor histidine kinase, whose translation is MDKSSRHIPVQERTAHERRKRQREITLAFVGIFLIVILTWIELRLLGLNSYLFFALFNVNLILLILVLFLVLRNVIKLILDRRRRVLGSGLRSKLVLIFVTLSMVPTFIMFVLSTWFVQTSVDYWFQAQVETSMDQALSVGQDFYAAAESGLEIKALGILAHLRERKLDFNAKGADAALRQKSREYRLNLSGVITGAMQQKNWEADPVWNDVWPRIRDEVPFAELGKNFKYWATLWPHPDSDLVIGVMSVDEAGSAFLVVGAEVGPGFLDRLEQIAQGVGEYKQLRSLKYPLKMTLYMVLGLMTMLIFLGATWFGFRLARELSAPIQALAAGTQRIAQGDLSVRLVDESRDELGLLVQSFNSMAEDLEQSRAHLTRANLQLEEQYQTLIAKNHYVQAILENITAGVVSLDRSGRITTMNRAAEAILGLEAGALIGESALDLMGPAHRGLVQEVSQLLRSSPGSQWQRRLDLEARGETIKLLVNAVALMDSEGGDSGIVAVFENISELEKMQRLDAWKEVARRIAHEIKNPLTPIKLSAERLERKFGPVVADPVFTQCTGLIVKQVEHLQEMVREFSSFAKLPEVMLTAGRIEPLLQESISVFSSSHASIRWVLRTEEVPLVMLDREAMGRAIYNILLNAAEVLADQEDGRVETVLYARKRKGRIYIEISDNGPGIKPEEQSRMFEPYYSTKRSGTGLGLAIVKSIISDHHGHIRVKPNEPAGTTFVIELPAARSEA
- a CDS encoding DUF4390 domain-containing protein gives rise to the protein MTLNLFSASLLRADSISLTDLGVDNAQGSVSVGFSVVINEMAPLMEALQNGGQYEVRCSGKLYKRRLGFWDAFLSEAAYSCEVASKPIARECVVTDQRGSHTFDFAGLQDELNRFWSRLSLPMGSWDAIERGQAYRVVLTFSVTRTNVPGWVSKPLFFVSWDLVPEVVYVLDFDF
- the sucD gene encoding succinate--CoA ligase subunit alpha; its protein translation is MKLNEHNSKQLFHEAGIPVPLGALLGPGDEPAPSFALPWVLKSQVLSGGRGKAGGIRMAGTLEQARTELAQIFSLTIKGEKVRLVRIEPKAAYTREIYLSITLDRQSRSFCITAGRFGGMDIESCDPQTLLIEHAAPDTGLAPFQIRNIFFHLRLPKELMKAFSCLLSNLFDCCLRHRLLLAEINPLVLTEDGQLLALDGKIEIDGHRVGIDPSLNRFFEAAHLSDEENRSREAGLSYHRLDGYVGLMVNGAGLAMASMDILNYSGLEAANFLDLGGGADCTAMRTALDILFDDSRVEMVFINIFGGILSCHKVAQSILEALDGQEPRKPIVVRFAGNGSADGLTLLRKASLNGLHLCPDLTTARAALEKLKGDRPQATHKPLIVHSTAPLLPARPREASTAFPLPDGCRILVQGLTGKQGQLHCRLMQEYGANVVAGVTPGKGGSEVLGVPVFDTVREAASAMTIDASIIFVPGAMAPDAVLEAAAAGIGWVVCITDGIPQLDMLRALERLKGSATKVIGPNCPGLVMPGKTKIGIMPGDIFTPGPVAVFSRSGTLTYECVDRLTRAGIGQSVCVGIGGDPFVGMSFTDLCKLVRHDPQTRAVVILGEIGGKAEEELGQYMRESGFELPVFGFIAGRTAPPGKRLGHAGAILEKGAGGIEVKLQAMADSGFHLIDDLDQIAGAVAQVL
- a CDS encoding cytidine deaminase — translated: MSAHDSGQGLGAAIAQRLLEEARLVAGHAYAPYSKFRVGAAVLGGNGKIHTGVNVENASLGLGTCAERVALASAIADGERTIVALAVACVDAPAGSPASQRMPCGACLQWIQELAPEAEIFILGENRSFRIHDLLPVAFSLRGK
- a CDS encoding amidase — its product is MAQVTHIDAVHRISEYNTASPDALQRLVHEHVRLARSVDSSLHILAARIDEQAVQRRIEDLFERFPDPAHRSPLFGVPVGVKDIFRIDGASIRCGSLLPPVFFEGEEARCVRMLCDAGAIILARTATTEFAYFEPAATRNPHNPSHTPGGSSSGSAAGVAAGFFPLALGTQTVGSIVRPAAFCGVVGMKPSLGKIPTAGVVYFSPTVDHVGFFCRQVADIPPVMAAFDPHWTTGANFECPRLGVPVGKYLDQLPEETMDWFEGIVATLEAEGFEVLRVPCLDDIEEIAARHGDLIAAEFALEQKAWFTDYAHLYRPATRDIILKGRTITETRLAETRESCAALRRELCAVMDGHGLDLWICPSTLGEAPAGLGGTGSPAMNLPWTHAGLPVISLPCGRGGRGLPLGLQCIGWFGEDARLVGAVLSLETRLRARGLE